One Drosophila kikkawai strain 14028-0561.14 chromosome 3L, DkikHiC1v2, whole genome shotgun sequence genomic window carries:
- the Notum gene encoding palmitoleoyl-protein carboxylesterase NOTUM produces MAAEQIAKMAAKTSEEATNKWIKPNQQIVSLLPLLLLLLLATFSQLPSARAIAGPSSISSLDAASSLDKDPLRETSMNMIQRNYMVMHSASGSGDHSRSLKRANLANTSITCNDGTHAGYYLRKQTSSKKWIVFLEGGWHCFDVRSCRARWMRLRHLMTSSQWPETRDVGGILSPHPEENPYWHNANHVLIPYCSSDSWSGTRTEPDTRDPENSWRFMGALILKQVIAELIPVGLGRVPGGELLLVGSSAGGLGVMLNLDRIRDFLVNEKQLQVTVRGVSDSGWFLDREPYTPAAVASSEAVRQGWKLWQGLLPEECTKAHPTEHWRCYFGYRLYPTLKTPLFVFQWLFDEAQMRADNVGAPVTPQQWNYIHEMGGALRSSLDNVTAVFAPSCIGHAVLSKRDWVNIKIDDISLPSALRCWEHSTRRKRHDKLKRSTEASTVVSQPSQHPNNQRHQRHRQRQQQQRQKQNNVAQAGTPRKHNHLTKEEREERKRLRQEQRQRRKQRRQQERHRNANAAQKNRNRKNNNPKSSNGGDSRKQRRRQPLTPEQRQEQRRRRRKQQQQEQQQLLRRDQHSHSQMQQEQPSPSVVVVAEESAQKLRSSNNASAGTKSKKRQRVPRVPEKCGLRLLERCSWPQCNHSCPTLTNPMTGEEMRFLELLTAFGLDIEAVAAALGVDMHTLNNMERTELVNLLTQQAS; encoded by the exons ATGGCAGCCGAACAAATCGCTAAGATGGCAGCTAAAACATCAGAGGAAGCCACAAATAAATGGATTAAGCCCAACCAGCAG ATTGTCAGCCTGTtaccactgctgctgctgctgctcttggcCACATTCAGCCAGCTGCCAAGTGCCAGAGCCATTGCCGGCCCCAGCTCCATCAGCAGCCTGGATGCCGCCTCCAGTCTGGACAAGGATCCGCTGCGCGAGACCAGCATGAACATGATCCAGCGCAACTATATGGTAATGCACTCGGCCAGCGGCTCTGGGGATCACAGTCGCTCCCTGAAGCGCGCCAACCTGGCCAACACGAGCATCACCTGCAACGACGGCACCCATGCCGGCTACTACCTGCGCAAGCAGACCAGCTCCAAGAAGTGGATCGTCTTCCTCGAGGGCGGCTGGCACTGCTTCGATGTGCGTTCATGCCGCGCCAGGTGGATGAGGCTGCGCCACCTCATGACCTCCTCCCAGTGGCCAGAGACGAGAGATG TTGGAGGCATTCTGTCGCCGCATCCGGAGGAGAATCCCTACTGGCACAATGCCAACCATGTGCTCATCCCCTACTGCAGCAGCGACTCGTGGTCGGGCACACGAACGGAGCCGGATACCCGAGATCCGGAGAATAGTTGGCGCTTTATGGGAGCTCTGATCCTGAAGCAGGTCATTGCTGAACTGATACCCGTAGGACTGGGTCGTGTGCCGGGTGGAGAGCTTCTACTAGTTGGCTCTTCAGCCGGAGGTCTTGGTGTGATGCTGAATCTGGATCGCATAAGGGATTTCCTGGTCAATGAAAAGCAACTCCAGGTCACTGTCAGGGGAGTAAGTGATTCGGGTTGGTTCTTGGACCGAGAACCCTATACACCGGCGGCTGTGGCCTCCAGTGAGGCTGTGCGTCAAGGCTGGAAGCTGTGGCAGGGTCTGTTGCCCGAAGAGTGCACCAAAGCCCATCCCACGGAGCATTGGAGGTGTTACTTTGGCTACAGGCTATATCCTACCCTGAAAA CTCCCCTTTTCGTGTTCCAATGGCTTTTCGACGAGGCCCAGATGCGAGCGGACAATGTAGGAGCTCCGGTGACGCCGCAGCAATGGAACTACATCCACGAGATGGGCGGCGCTCTGAGATCTTCCCTGGACAATGTCACAGCGGTGTTTGCACCCAGCTGCATTGGCCATGCGGTCTTGTCAAAACGGGATTGGGTCAATATCAAGATAGATGACATCTCCCTGCCCTCGGCCCTGCGCTGCTGGGAGCACTCGACGCGTCGCAAGCGACATGACAAGCTAAAGAGATCCACGGAGGCTTCGACTGTCGTCTCCCAGCCATCCCAGCATCCCAATAACCAAAGACATCAGCGGCACCGtcagcgacagcagcagcagcgtcagAAACAAAACAATGTGGCCCAGGCGGGGACGCCCAGGAAGCACAATCACCTGACCAAGGAGGAACGTGAGGAGAGGAAACGCCTGCGGCAGGAACAGCGCCAGCGACGGAAGCAACGCCGCCAGCAGGAGCGGCACAGGAACGCCAATGCGGCGCAAAAGAATAGGAATCGAAAGAACAATAACCCCAAGTCCAGTAATGGTGGTGATTCCCGAAAGCAGCGACGCCGCCAGCCCTTGACCCCGGAGCAGCGACAGGAGCAGCGCAGGCGACGccgcaagcagcagcagcaggagcagcagcaacttctGCGCCGTGACCAACATTCCCACTCTCAGATGCAACAGGAGCAGCCATCGCCGTCGGTTGTGGTGGTGGCCGAGGAATCCGCACAGAAACTGCGCTCCTCCAACAACGCCTCTGCCGGCACCAAGTCCAAGAAGCGTCAGCGTGTTCCCCGAGTGCCCGAAAAGTGTGGGCTGCGACTCTTGGAGCGATGCAGCTGGCCGCAATGCAATCACTCCTGTCCCACGCTCACCAACCCGATGACCGGCGAGGAGATGCGCTTCCTGGAGCTGCTCACCGCCTTCGGGCTGGACATTGAGGCTGTGGCCGCCGCCCTGGGTGTGGATATGCACACGCTGAACAACATGGAGCGCACGGAGCTGGTCAACCTGCTTACGCAGCAAGCAAGCTAG
- the LOC108078592 gene encoding male accessory gland serine protease inhibitor-like, with amino-acid sequence MRSTSLILLSAVVALYLLGVFTTVESCKGKPATPQCEGPLDGGNKRIRRCKKNYNKAMWHFNVVTNNCTQFKYKGCAGNNNRWCSKLICETCRVRLFK; translated from the exons ATGAGAAGCACTTCGTTGATCCTTTTAAGTGCTGTTGTGGCCTTGTACCTTTTAGGGGTATTTACCACCGTAGAGAGCTGCAAGGGCAAGCCTG cAACTCCCCAGTGTGAAGGACCTTTAGATGGAGGCAATAAACGAATAAGGAGGTGcaaaaaaaactacaacaaGGCCATGTGGCACTTCAATGTGGTGACCAATAACTGCACCCAATTCAAATATAAAGGATGCGCCGGCAATAATAATCGCTGGTGCTCCAAGCTTATATGTGAAACTTGCCGAGTccgattatttaaataa